The segment GTTTAGATAAAATTATTCAAAGCCGCCGGATGGTTCATCCGGCGGCTTTTTTTGTCACCCTCTTTCATCAAAAACGCGCTTGGTCTTGGCGAAACTTCTGGGCAGCAGCCCGGGCTTGAGAATTTCCACATTGGCCCGAACAAGGATAAATTTCCTTATCCCTTCACAAATGGCCTTGGCGAGGTTCGCATCGTTTGCCTCGGAAACACCTGGATTGCGTTCGACACGGACAGACATGTGGTCGAGACCTTCCCTGCGCTCAAGATAAATCTGATACTCGGAACTTGCTTCGGGAAAAGCTTCCAGTACAGAAGCAATCTGGCCGGGGTAAATGTTGACCCCTCGAAAAATGAACATATCGTCACTTCTGCCGGAAATATAATCATGGCGGGGCATGGAGCAACCGCAAGAACATTCTCCGGGAATAATTCGGGTCAGGTCGCGGGTGCGGTAACGAACCAGCGGAGAAGCTTCCTTATTCAAGGAGGTAACAACCAACTCACCAACTTCCCCTTCAGGAACAGGCTTCATGGTCACCGGATCGATAATCTCGGCAATGTACTCATCTCCCCAGTAGTGAATACCTTCATGGGCGTTACATTCGATCCCGGCTCCGGGACCATAGAGTTCAGTCATTCCTGTGATATCGTAACTGCCTTCCAAACCGAGGCTTTCTTCGAACTGCTTGCGCATTTTTGCAGAAACAGCCTCGCCACCGAAAATACAGCGTTTAAGTTTAAGCCTTTCAGTGATACCGGCTTTTTGCGCTTCTTCGCCAAGCAACAGTGCCATGGAACCGGTAGCGCACAGGCATGTAGTTCCAAGGTCTTCTAAAATCTGAAGCTGAATTTCCAACATCCCCGGTCCCACTGGCAGAGTCATGGCGCCAAAGTGCTCCGATCCAAGCTGGAATCCTGCCCCCGCGGTCCAGAGCCCGTAACCAACACAAACCTGCACCCTATCACGGGTGGTCAATCCGGTTAATTCGTAACAACGGGCGAACATGTTTTTCCATGTCGCAATATCGTTACGGGTGTAGGAAAGAATCTTACGCTTACCGGTTGTTCCGCTGGAACCGTGGATACGAACCACATCCTCTTCCGGAACTGAAAGCAGAGGAAGGGGGTAGCCTTCCTTCAAATGGTCGGCTGTGGTGAAGGGCAGCTTCTGTAGATCCGCAAGGGACTTTATGTCACCCGGCTCAACGCCCTGATTCTTGTACTGTTCCTGATAGAAAGGACTGTTCGCCGCGGTATGGGCAACAGTTTTCTTTAATCCTTCAAGCTGCTTATCCGCCACTTCTTCCGCAGTAATTTCCGGTATAAATCTATATTTGCCGCCCATTTTAAGTCTCCGTAGAAAGCTTGTTCAATTATCTGATGTATCGTATCCACATATGGATCGTTTGTTTTGCAGGGACACCCTAAAACTTCAAGTTATCCAAGGTCAACATGCATCTAATTTCCATAAATATTTTCCTTCTTGCTGCGGCGGCACTGTTTGGAGCTGTTATGGGCAGTTTCTATGGCTGCGCCGTCTTCCGCTACATCAACGGGCAGACCCTGACCAACCCACGGCGTTCAACCTGTCCTAAATGCGGGCATACCATCCGCTGGTACGAGAACATCCCCCTTGCCAGTTATCTTTTTTTGGGCGGGAAGTGCTCCGCCTGCAAACAAAAAATCAGTCCTATGTACGCTGTTATAGAACTTGTCTCCGTTACATGGGCGGTACTGCTCATGCTCACCTTCGGCTCTTCGGTACAGTGGCTGGTCTACATGTTCTTCGGCGGATTGATGATTGTGGCTTCATTCATAGACCTGCAAACTTTCATCCTGCCGGACATAATTACAATCCCCGGGTCAATTGCGGCCATCCCCTGCGCAGCCATGCTAACGCCTGTAGGATGGGAAGGAGCTTTGCTTGGTGCGGGGATAGGCGGCGGTTTATTCTGGTCGCTGAGATTGCTTTACCGGGGACTTAAAGGGGTGGAGGGCCTTGGGCTTGGAGATGTAAAAATCATGTTCATGATCGGCGCCCTGACAGGAGCACAAAACCTTCCGCTGGTTATCACGGTTTCAGCTTTCACCGGACTGATAGCCGGGCTGATCATGATGGTGGTGGATAAGGATCAGGAATACGGCTCCATGATTCCCTTCGGTCCTTTTCTGGCATTGGGCGCAATGCTGAGCATTCTTTACGCCGAGCCTTTCTGGAACTGGTATTTAATTTAAATAAAAATGGGGAGAAAGTAGATAATACTTCCTCCCCAGATTCCGTTAAACGGAAATTTACTTATACGCCGAATGGACCGAACTTCTTAACGTATTCCTGAAGTTCTTCCCAAAGGTGTTCGGAAAATTTATCATACTTTTCAGCTGCGGTATCGTAGCTTTCAAGTTTTTTAACAACATTTGCGGCCTTGTCGTAAGCAGTCTTGAATTCAGCCTCGTCCATGCCAGCCAATTCCATAGCTTCTTCTTTGGAAAGATGACCGGTATGGGCAAAAACACCGGACAGAACGCCCATCATATTTTTTACGTTCTTTTGAGCCATTTTAGTAATACTCCTTGAATAAATGAAATTTTAAACTACCTCACTCCGTATGCTTGGAGATAACACTATTTAGTTCATAATTGCAAGCGGTTCCCGTTATACGTTATCATTACACTTCGACATACTTAGCTTATCGGTAAAATCCAAGCACCGTTGCTTTTTCGTTAATGCAAACGTATTATTCTACTTTAAAACATTATTAAGAGATCAAGATGACCACTATAAACAACAGTATTTGGATAAACGCAGGGGAAGCCTCCGGTGATATGCACGGAGCAAGGCTTGCAAAAGAACTGATGGAACGTGAGCCAGGCCTGAAAGTTATGGGCATGGGCGGTTCAGCTATGGAAAAAGCGGGCTGCGATATACGCTACCCCATGCAAATGATCTCACTGGTAGGGCTGACCGAAGTTCTTCCAAAAATCCCCCGTCTGCTCAAGCTTTTCGGGCAGATTGGTGATATTCTGAAAGCTGAAAAACCGAAAGCCATAATCCTCATCGACTGTCCTGACTTCAACTTCCGGCTGGTTAAAATAGCCCGTAAGCTGAATATTCCGGTGTACTATTACATAACCCCGCAAATCTGGGCATGGCGTCAGGGACGGGCAAAGTTCCTGCAGAAACATGTACGCAAGATTCTGTGCATTCTGCCCTTTGAGCAGCAATTCTTCAAAGACCGCGGGGTTGATGCCCAGTATGTCGGGCATCCTCTACTCGACCTCATGCCGCTGGAAGAACTCGATACCATTGAACCCGACCCTAATCTGGTCGGTATCCTGCCCGGAAGCCGGAGCAAGGAAATTTCATCACTGCTACCGGAATTCGCCATAGCGGCTGAACGGCTATCCAAGGATTTCCCGCAACTAAAATTTTCCATCGCCCGTGCACCAGGGATAAAAGAAGAAAAACTGCGCCATTTTTGGCCGAACCACATTCCGGTAACCATAAACCAGCCGGAAAACAGGTACCGCCTCATGCGCAATTCAAACGTCATTATGGCAGCCTCAGGCACAGCTACCCTTGAATGCGCGCTTATCGGAACACCTACTCTGGTCGCATATAAGATGTCTGCGCTTAGCGGCTTTCTGGCAAAAAGAATTCTTAATATCAAATATGTCAGCCTTGCCAATATCATCCCGGACAAGCTTATCCTGCCGGAATATCTGCTTGAACAAGCCACTGCCGATAATTTTTACAGCCAAATCAGGCAATGGATCAGCTCACCGGAATCCGCACAAGAAGTCCGCGCAGAACTAAGTGCACTGCGTAAAATGATCGGTGAACCTGGAGTGGCTGAGCGAACAGCTCAGATCATTCTTGACGATATAAACAAAAGATAATTTTACCCTTCAAAAACCGGGAGTTATTATGAAAAAGATTCTCTTACTGTTTATTTTACTGGCAACAGTGACTTTCAGTGGATGTGTAGCTCGTAAAATTCCCGGCAAAGATGCTTTTTACTCCACCAAGTCACCATCCCTGACAGTAAGGTTTAACGATCTTAAATATCAGGGAGAATACAAAAGCACTATAAAAGCAGCTAATATTCATACTTGCTTTTATGCTGACCCAAAAGGTGACAAAGGAGCCTGGATAGAAATTATTGATGTCCGGCAAGGTTGGGATATACGCCCCAAACGAGTGCCGGGGAAACATTTTCCCAACACAGGAGTATTCACCCGTAAAATAGCAGGAGAAGACTATTACGGCCGCAGCTTTATGATCCTGCCCGATAAGAATAAACGCAGCTCGGAATCTTTGCCCGATTATACGGCAGTAAGAATTTACACCAAACTCATATCGACTAAGAAAAAAATATCCATCGGGTTCGCGGAAAAAATTGATCCCGCTGCGGCCAAGAAGATCTTCAGCCATCCTGATTATAAGGATTTGACCAAAGAGCAGAAAGATTTCTTTGCCGCCTTTGGCAAAAGGGCTGACTCTGCTCTCACGCTGAAGAAATTTCAAAAAGGTGACATCAACGACGAAATCAAATCAGCGGTGGCTATCAAGGCCCCTTGGTATAAATCTACTGACTTCATGCCTATTGCGCAGCAGGTTGGGAAAGTTCAGCGGTAAGTTTTAAATATCTAAGACGCAAAAAAACAACTTTCCGGCAACTCGAAAATCAATCCTGAATATTATGCACAAAAAAAACCCCGGAGCCGATCCCCGGGGTTTTTCTGACTTTGGACTCACTGTGAAGCAATCACCGCGACTGCTCCACAATTCACAAACTATTTTTTCTGAATCAAAACTATACGCAGCCTGTGGGCTTAGGCAGACCAGCCATTTTACAAGCTCCCTTACCGGGACCGGAGGGGAACAGCTCATAAATGTGCTTGAGTTTGTATCCGGTAACCTTGGAAAGGATGCGGACCATAGGTGCGATACCGTTCTTCTTGTAGTAGTCCTGCAAGAAGTCGATAACTTTCTGGTGCTCTTCGTTCAGCTCTTTGATGCCTTCGCTTTCTTTACAGAAATCAACCCACTCGGGGCACCAGTCTTCGAACTTGAGCAGGAAGCCGTCTTCGTCTACGTCAAAGCTTTTTCCCTGAAATTCAACGATTGCCATGTAAAACCTCCTAAAAATTAATCGTAAAAGCGACCTGTCGCTTTAACAACAGGATATAGTGAATTTCCCGAAATCCAATTTCGAGGAAAATTTCTCACTCACCCAAAGTGCCAATTAAAACCTTGGCAAAAAAAATTCAAGGAAAATATTGTGCGAGTCTGCATATTTCACACAAAAATGTTCAAACCAATAGAGATAAGTCCTTAAACATGGCTCTTCTATGCTTAAAAAATTAATTCGTCGTTCGCAAAAAGGGGAAAATATTTACATTTCTTTCGTATTATTAAGCATTTCCCACGGCAAAATCGTCCTCCCCTTAACCCATAACACACCATAATAAATTAACATTTAACCTAAGGAACAATTCCTGCTTTCTATAATTCCATAAATTCAGGAGGAACTAAAATGGAAATCAGTTTTGTTAACGAATCGGTAAACCAAGTTGTAAAAAAAGAGCGTCAGAGCTATCCAATCCACGCCGGTGTCACCCGCGAACACAGACTCGATTCTGTCTCAGACAACATAAAGGCAGGCCTCAAAACAGTCGAAGAAAGCCCGGATAAACTTCTGGAACAGACAGTTGAAGCCAGTGCTCACGAAGGAGCAATTGATGGTGCACACGATTTCAACATGGCAAGAATAATGGAACTTCTCTCCGACCCTCTACTTCAGGAAGATGTGCCGGAATAATGATCACGCCGCACAAAACGATTTTCATTGGACCTGGTAGTTCATATTTTGGAAAACGCAAAGCCCCGGAAATACTAAATCCGGGGCTTTGCGTTTTTGTGCGCAAAATGGTAACTAGAGGAAGTTTCAGCCTGTAACTGGTTACGACATCCTTCTATGAATAAAGTCAGCTTGATAAAAACCCCGGACAAACCTACCCCCGGTTACCCACCCATGGAGTCCGCCCTGATTGCACCACCTGCGGTGGCGATTGATCCGGCGTGGACTGTTCCTTCCGCCGGCCAATGCATTGACTGGTGGGATGATTACAAGATGCTGGACAACATCAAAGCCCACAGCAAGCTTGTGGCCAAAGTTGCTGTTCAGGCTTCAAAGCTTGCGTGTGAATCCGGCTTTGCGGTCGATATCCCCACAATTCAGGCTTCCGCCCTATTACACGATATTGCCAAAAGCTATTGTATCCACCACGGGGGCAACCACAGTCAGATAGGCGCAGCATGGTCCATGCAGCTTACCGGAAACCCTGCCATTGCCATGGGTGTTCTACATCATGTTTTCTGGCCTTTCGAGCCGGAGGCTGACAAATATTTCCTTCCGCTGGTCATAAGTTACGCTGACAAACGCGTGATGCATGACTCATTCACTACACTTGAAAAACGGTTCAGTGATTTGAAGGTCCGCTACGGCAAGACCGAAAAAATCAAGCAAAGAATTCACAAAACATACGAGCAGTCCCTTGTACTTGAGGAACGGCTCAGCAAACTTATTGGAGTTGATCTCAATGCATGTTCTCTTGATTGCGGGCGGCTGGTCTGAGGAAAGGGAAGTCTCACTGAGCGGTGCGAAAGGCATTGAACAGGCCCTGCTTGAACTCGGCCACGATGTTGAATTCGTTGACCCGGCAAAAGACTTTAAGAACATCCTGCTTTTAGCTGAACATGCAGATTTTGCCTTCATTAACCTGCACGGTTCTCCAGGCGAGGACGGGCTTATTCAGGCCATGCTCAACCAGGTAAACTGCCCCTATCAGGGAGCGAAACCGGAAAGCTCTTTCCTGACCCTGAATAAAGCGGCTACAAAAACCGTCTTCGACCTCAACAACATCCGTACTCCGCGCTGGGAGCTTGTCTGCCCGGCCGAAGGATGTAAGGGGTTGGAAGAATTGAAAGTCCCGGTTTTCATTAAACCGAACACAGGAGGCTCCAGCCTCGGGATGACTTTTGCCCGGACGCAGGCGGAACTTGAAAAAGGCATTGAGACCGTGTTCAGCCTCGGTGACAGCGCTCTGGTGGAAGAATACATCAAGGGTGTTGAAGTTACCTGTGGAATTCTGGACAACGAGCCGCTGCCCCTGATCTTGATCACGCCACCTGACAGTGCGGAATTCTTTGACTACCACAGCAAATACGCCCTCGATGGTGCGGAAGAAATATGTCCCGCCCCCATCGATAAGGAACTGACGGAACAGATTCAGCAGACAACCGCCAAGGTTCATAAACTGCTGGGTTTGAGCGACTACAGCAGGGCGGATTTCATAATTTCTGAGGGAGTACCCTATCTGCTGGAAGTAAACACTCTTCCCGGCATGACTCCGACAAGCCTTGTTCCGCAGGCCGCGCAGGAAGCAGGTTATTCATTCAATGAACTGATTGCCAAGCTCATTGAACTGGGACAGAAAAAGCGGAAGTAACTTTTTTTCAACCGGTCTGACAGCACATCGGGCCAAGGAACGGAAACGTCAGGACTAATACATGTCATTATCACTCAAACTCAAAGCTGTATCATTTCTTTACGGTCTCGGCTGGAAAGCCGCCATCCCTTTTCTCAAGAAAAATGACAGACTTAGGGAAGGCTTTGACCGCCGGACCCTTGAACACAGCCTGCCACCCCGCGCTGATGTCTGGATTCAGGCCGCTTCCGCCGGTGAAGCCAAGATAGCTACCCGGATTATGGAAAGTATTTCCATGACTAAACCGACGAAATTCCTGCTTACCACTAACACTGTGCAGGGCATGTCCGAGCTTGAGAGAACCGCGTACCGACTAAGCCCTAATCCGCGAAATGTTTCTGCTTCAACAACATATTTCCCCTTCGACAGCCCGGATATAGCCCGCAAGGCGCTGGAGGCTGTCCGCCCAAAACTGGTTGTGCTCATTGAAACCGAAATCTGGCCCGGATTTCTTTCCGCCTGCAAGGAGCTAGGCGTGAAAGTAATCATTATTAATGGCCGCATGACTACAAAGAGCCTTGCCGGTTATATGGCTCTGCACGATTTTTTCCGTTCCGTGGCCCCGGCTGAAATTCTCGCAATCTCTGAATATGATGCGACCCGCTTCAAGACCCTTTTCGAGATCGAGAAAGTATCCACCATGCACAATGTAAAATTCGACGGAACGAATACTGCCGACGCAGTACCTTACACCGCCAACCCGCTTTCATCCATTTTCAGGCCCAAGACTCCGTTCATCATCCTTGGTTCCGTGCGCAAGGAAGAAGAATCTCAGGTACTCAAACTGGCTGAGTCCCTGAAAAGAGAACGCCCTAAAACTGTGATCGGACTTTTTCCGCGTCATATGCACCGCATCGACGCTTGGAAAAAGATGCTTGAGGATGCGGGGCTGCCCTGGATCTTGCGCTCTGAAATAGATGGCACTGTACCTTTCGGATACATTGTGCTTTGGGATGTTTTCGGTGAAATGCAGTCTGCATTCTCCCTTGCCCGCGCCGCCTTCATCGGCGGTTCGCTGGCCCCGGTCGGCGGACAGAATTTCCTTGAGCCGCTGACCTACGGTGTCACACCGGTTATCGGCCCATATTGGTCAAATTTCACTTGGGTCGGCGAAGAAATTTTCGAAACGAAACTGGCCCGTCAGGAACAGAATTGGGAAGGAGTGCTTGCAGCACTTCTGGACATAAGCAAGAAAGCTTTCAAACCAGAAAAAGTAAAAAAAGATTTTAAAAAATATCTCGCGGACATGCGCGGTGGTACTGCGGCAGCTTGCGAAGCTATTAAACGTAATTTGTAGTTGAAAAGCTTTCGGCTACTATGCCGGGGCGAAACCCTTTCAACCAAAACTCAAAACGTAATCAAAGTTAGGTTTATTTAATAAATGAGTATAACTTACGGATGTTACGGAATTATCCCGGCCCGCTATGATTCGAGCCGTTTCCCGGGCAAGCCTTTGGCTGATATCTGCGGCAAACCCATGTTCTGGCATGTCTGGACCCGGGCTTCCAAATGCCCGGAGATGGACAAGGTAGTGCTGGCCACGGACAGTGAAATTATCATGGATGCGGCTGAAAAGTATGGTGTCCCGGCGGTTATGACCTCTGCCGAGCATACCAGCGGAACAGACCGCGTTCTGGAAGCAGCCCGCAAACTGGAGCTTCCATCCGATTCTGTTGTGGTCAACATTCAGGGTGATGAACCCTGCCTCGAACCAGCCATGATCTCGGAACTGGTTTTACCATTCGCTAAAGACGGGGTCCGTGTAACAACACTGGCCGCCCCCATCAGCGCGACCGAAGCCAAAAGTCCTGACCGGGTGAAAGTAGCACTTGCAAAAGATGGCCGGGCGTTATACTTTTCCCGCGCACCCATTCCATTTTCCCATCAGGGTGACGGGGATTACCTTCTACATATCGGCCTTTACGGCTTCCGCATGGAAGCCCTTGAAACCTTTGCCGGCACGGACGTTTCGCCTCTCGAAAAGAGAGAGCGGCTGGAACAACTCCGACTGCTGGAAAACGGAATACCCATCCATGTCACCATTACAGAACACTCCTGCCACGGAGTGGACCGTCCAGAAGACTTGGATACAGCCATAAAGATTCTTGAGAGGGAGAAAATATGAAAGCCATTCTGGCACTTGAAGACGGCACCTACTTCGAAGGAACCTCCTTTACAGGACCGGGCGAGTCCGGTGGTGAAGCCATCTTCAATACCGGCATGACCGGATATCAGGAAGTCCTTACCGACCCCTCATACACCGGACAGATGGTCTGTATGACCTATCCGCTTATCGGCAACTATGGAATAACTAAAGAAGATATTGAATCTGCAAAAGTCCATGTTGCCGCTTTTATCGTCAAAGAGTGTTGTAAACACCCTTCCAACTGGCGCTCTGTGATGTCCCTGCCTGACTATCTCAAAGAAGCTGGAGTCATGGGCATTGAAGGCATTGACACTCGCGCACTTACCCGCCACCTGCGTCTTAACGGCGCAATGCGCGGCATTATTTCCACCGAAGAACTTGATCCCGCAAAACTGGTTGAAAAGGCAAAACAGCTGCCTACTATGGAAGGCCTGAACCTTGCGGACACCGTAACATCCGAAAGCTGCTATGCTTGGAAAGACGGCAGACCCGCTCCCGTCGATGTCGCCAATGGCTACGAATGGAGCGGCAAAGGCCCCCGTCTTGTTCTCATTGATTACGGTGTGAAATGGAACATTCTGCGTCTGCTTGGAGAGCAGGGTTTTGAAGTCCTTTCCGTTCCCTCGCACTATAGTGAGGAACAGGTCAGAGCTCTGAACCCCGATGCGATTTTCCTTTCCAACGGTCCCGGTGATCCGGCAGTTCTGGATCAGGCTGTTAAAAACGCCAAATCCTTCTGTGAAGACCTTCCTGTAGCCGGCATCTGCCTCGGACACCAGATTCTGGGACAGGCTCTGGGCGGCAAAGCCTTCAAGCTGAAGTTCGGTCATCACGGCTGTAACCACCCGGTAATGGATATGGAAAGCAAAAAAATCGAAATTTCTTCACAAAACCATGGGTTTTGCGTTGACATTTCCGGCTGTTCCGATCTTAAAATCACCCACAAGAACCTTAACGACGAAACATTGGAAGGCTTTGCCCACAAAACCAAGCCGGTCATCGCAATCCAGTTTCACCCGGAAGCTGCACCCGGTCCGCACGATAGCTGCTACTTCTTCGCCAGATTCCGAAATCTGGTAAAAGAAGCAACCGGAAAATAAAATGCGATAAATAAAAGTCGGAGACTCATATGTCCGGTGAACTGACCAATGCCAGAAAAAAACTGGCAACTGTCCCTTCCCTGCTCAAACAGAAGAAAGCAATGCCCGCAGTTCAGGCTGCCTATGATGCTGTATTAATCATGCTCAAAGGCGGGCTGATGAAAGCTGAACGCGAGGAGTTTCAGGAGCTGATCGACAGCACTGTCCACATCCTCAACAGCGATAAAAAGCTGCGGGAAGACTATCCGCTGATCATCAACTACGCTCCCGGCCAAGAAAAAGCGCTCATGGAGACACTACGTGAGATTCTGCAGGAACTGCAGAAGAAAGTAAGTGACGGAGCGCAGCAGCTGCTGGCTGCCATGGCCAAACGGAAAGCCGACCAATTGGACAAAGGTCAGGCACTTCTTGACGAAGATAATGTCTCGGAAGCCCAGAAAATATTCAATTCACTTATCCGTGAATTCAAGGATGATACTGAACTGCGCGCAGAAATCGCGGACAAATTCATCAAATCCGGGCTTTATAATGAAGCACTTGAATATCTGGAAGAAGCGCTAAAAAACGATCCCAATGCAATATTCCTATACAACCGTATCGGAATAGTTTTGCGCAAAATGAAAGATTTTGCATCAGCTGAGAAATATTATCTTAGAGCTCTCAAAATTAATCAGAAAGATGAATATCTCTACTTCAACACCGGGCGTCTCTATTACGACTGGAAGAAATGGAATAAAATGGCGATAGCAGCTGAAAAAGCTCTGGCCATTAACCCCGGTTTTGCTGAAGCAGAAAAGATGCTCAAGTTTGCTCAGAAAAAAATGGGATAGCCGGATGCATCTTTGATGCTAAAACGCTTTTTTATAAATGTGTTTTAGACTCCCGAAAACCTTAGCGGGCTTCGCCGGTGGCATTACTGCACTGTATAGAAATATCAGGGGGGACTGTTTTCAGTCCTCCCTTTTTTTAATGAGACCGAGAATGAAATATATTTTACTTGACCGTGACGGGACTATCATTGTTGATAAACATTACCTGAGTGACCCTGAAAGAGTTGAACTTTTCCCCAACTCCGCGCAGGGCCTGAAAACCATGCAGGATGCCGGATACAAACTCCTGGTGACGACCAACCAGTCCGGCATTGGTCGGGGTTACTACTCAGAAGAAGATATGCACGCAGTAAATACGCGTATGTCCGAACTCCTGTCCGGGTACGGCGTTGAGGTAAAGGCAATTTACTTCTGCCCCCATGCCCCCGAAGAGGACTGCGGTTGCCGCAAGCCTGCCCCCGGTATGTTTGATCAGGCGATTGATGACTTCGGCTTGGACCCGAAAGAATGTTATGTGATCGGCGACAAGCTCTGTGATGTGGAGTTGGGCTTGGCCCGCAAAGCAAGGTCTATTCTGGTCCGAACTGGCAAAGGACGAAGAGAAGAGGCTTCATGCGTGGGTAAGGCTGACTACATTGCAGACGACCTGCTTGATGCAGCAAATTTTATAATCAAGAACAAGTAGTTCCAAAAAGCGAATTTAAGATGAATAAAGTCCTTACCTTAAAACAATTCCAAGACCTTGCTTTGGAAATGATCTCCCTTGAGCCGCACGTGGAAGTCACAGCTGAAAATTTCAAT is part of the Maridesulfovibrio sp. genome and harbors:
- a CDS encoding phenylacetate--CoA ligase, which translates into the protein MGGKYRFIPEITAEEVADKQLEGLKKTVAHTAANSPFYQEQYKNQGVEPGDIKSLADLQKLPFTTADHLKEGYPLPLLSVPEEDVVRIHGSSGTTGKRKILSYTRNDIATWKNMFARCYELTGLTTRDRVQVCVGYGLWTAGAGFQLGSEHFGAMTLPVGPGMLEIQLQILEDLGTTCLCATGSMALLLGEEAQKAGITERLKLKRCIFGGEAVSAKMRKQFEESLGLEGSYDITGMTELYGPGAGIECNAHEGIHYWGDEYIAEIIDPVTMKPVPEGEVGELVVTSLNKEASPLVRYRTRDLTRIIPGECSCGCSMPRHDYISGRSDDMFIFRGVNIYPGQIASVLEAFPEASSEYQIYLERREGLDHMSVRVERNPGVSEANDANLAKAICEGIRKFILVRANVEILKPGLLPRSFAKTKRVFDERG
- a CDS encoding prepilin peptidase, producing MHLISINIFLLAAAALFGAVMGSFYGCAVFRYINGQTLTNPRRSTCPKCGHTIRWYENIPLASYLFLGGKCSACKQKISPMYAVIELVSVTWAVLLMLTFGSSVQWLVYMFFGGLMIVASFIDLQTFILPDIITIPGSIAAIPCAAMLTPVGWEGALLGAGIGGGLFWSLRLLYRGLKGVEGLGLGDVKIMFMIGALTGAQNLPLVITVSAFTGLIAGLIMMVVDKDQEYGSMIPFGPFLALGAMLSILYAEPFWNWYLI
- the lpxB gene encoding lipid-A-disaccharide synthase encodes the protein MTTINNSIWINAGEASGDMHGARLAKELMEREPGLKVMGMGGSAMEKAGCDIRYPMQMISLVGLTEVLPKIPRLLKLFGQIGDILKAEKPKAIILIDCPDFNFRLVKIARKLNIPVYYYITPQIWAWRQGRAKFLQKHVRKILCILPFEQQFFKDRGVDAQYVGHPLLDLMPLEELDTIEPDPNLVGILPGSRSKEISSLLPEFAIAAERLSKDFPQLKFSIARAPGIKEEKLRHFWPNHIPVTINQPENRYRLMRNSNVIMAASGTATLECALIGTPTLVAYKMSALSGFLAKRILNIKYVSLANIIPDKLILPEYLLEQATADNFYSQIRQWISSPESAQEVRAELSALRKMIGEPGVAERTAQIILDDINKR
- a CDS encoding TusE/DsrC/DsvC family sulfur relay protein, coding for MAIVEFQGKSFDVDEDGFLLKFEDWCPEWVDFCKESEGIKELNEEHQKVIDFLQDYYKKNGIAPMVRILSKVTGYKLKHIYELFPSGPGKGACKMAGLPKPTGCV
- a CDS encoding phosphohydrolase, yielding MNKVSLIKTPDKPTPGYPPMESALIAPPAVAIDPAWTVPSAGQCIDWWDDYKMLDNIKAHSKLVAKVAVQASKLACESGFAVDIPTIQASALLHDIAKSYCIHHGGNHSQIGAAWSMQLTGNPAIAMGVLHHVFWPFEPEADKYFLPLVISYADKRVMHDSFTTLEKRFSDLKVRYGKTEKIKQRIHKTYEQSLVLEERLSKLIGVDLNACSLDCGRLV
- a CDS encoding D-alanine--D-alanine ligase, which translates into the protein MHVLLIAGGWSEEREVSLSGAKGIEQALLELGHDVEFVDPAKDFKNILLLAEHADFAFINLHGSPGEDGLIQAMLNQVNCPYQGAKPESSFLTLNKAATKTVFDLNNIRTPRWELVCPAEGCKGLEELKVPVFIKPNTGGSSLGMTFARTQAELEKGIETVFSLGDSALVEEYIKGVEVTCGILDNEPLPLILITPPDSAEFFDYHSKYALDGAEEICPAPIDKELTEQIQQTTAKVHKLLGLSDYSRADFIISEGVPYLLEVNTLPGMTPTSLVPQAAQEAGYSFNELIAKLIELGQKKRK
- a CDS encoding glycosyltransferase N-terminal domain-containing protein, with the protein product MSLSLKLKAVSFLYGLGWKAAIPFLKKNDRLREGFDRRTLEHSLPPRADVWIQAASAGEAKIATRIMESISMTKPTKFLLTTNTVQGMSELERTAYRLSPNPRNVSASTTYFPFDSPDIARKALEAVRPKLVVLIETEIWPGFLSACKELGVKVIIINGRMTTKSLAGYMALHDFFRSVAPAEILAISEYDATRFKTLFEIEKVSTMHNVKFDGTNTADAVPYTANPLSSIFRPKTPFIILGSVRKEEESQVLKLAESLKRERPKTVIGLFPRHMHRIDAWKKMLEDAGLPWILRSEIDGTVPFGYIVLWDVFGEMQSAFSLARAAFIGGSLAPVGGQNFLEPLTYGVTPVIGPYWSNFTWVGEEIFETKLARQEQNWEGVLAALLDISKKAFKPEKVKKDFKKYLADMRGGTAAACEAIKRNL
- the kdsB gene encoding 3-deoxy-manno-octulosonate cytidylyltransferase, whose product is MSITYGCYGIIPARYDSSRFPGKPLADICGKPMFWHVWTRASKCPEMDKVVLATDSEIIMDAAEKYGVPAVMTSAEHTSGTDRVLEAARKLELPSDSVVVNIQGDEPCLEPAMISELVLPFAKDGVRVTTLAAPISATEAKSPDRVKVALAKDGRALYFSRAPIPFSHQGDGDYLLHIGLYGFRMEALETFAGTDVSPLEKRERLEQLRLLENGIPIHVTITEHSCHGVDRPEDLDTAIKILEREKI
- the carA gene encoding glutamine-hydrolyzing carbamoyl-phosphate synthase small subunit produces the protein MKAILALEDGTYFEGTSFTGPGESGGEAIFNTGMTGYQEVLTDPSYTGQMVCMTYPLIGNYGITKEDIESAKVHVAAFIVKECCKHPSNWRSVMSLPDYLKEAGVMGIEGIDTRALTRHLRLNGAMRGIISTEELDPAKLVEKAKQLPTMEGLNLADTVTSESCYAWKDGRPAPVDVANGYEWSGKGPRLVLIDYGVKWNILRLLGEQGFEVLSVPSHYSEEQVRALNPDAIFLSNGPGDPAVLDQAVKNAKSFCEDLPVAGICLGHQILGQALGGKAFKLKFGHHGCNHPVMDMESKKIEISSQNHGFCVDISGCSDLKITHKNLNDETLEGFAHKTKPVIAIQFHPEAAPGPHDSCYFFARFRNLVKEATGK